A window of Pyrobaculum aerophilum str. IM2 contains these coding sequences:
- a CDS encoding PaRep2b protein: MATENVIRLAEATRDDLPKIDATRGERTVTALLSLVTGGLFGVTVERALAERGKWTVGALGIASAVRSTPSNFYNAFSSVSGDEKPSEAKKLTFRIATLLADPAMREILAGRQGVEVRVEQKTENGKKYIYITFVDKDGHELLKAPWDADRGLMPLWAEGEVVELFKEVGKLAVAVSSGSKPLEELNEEEWKKVVETVRRVKKAIEWTVKAVAIGALPTDAVLLPGSEYVRGTSSYLSQTFTYWALAKDRIGLVRVYPSEEGLKPMWRVEGKYTEAVREVLSVSRAVFENLLTPNKQSEGGVDLKVALTDVKMNDELKKALETAAGEFWERVNELLALWKQLEEEAKEKKDEERKKVVMEVDKLGKYLRVLLPLAYAVEARKMGELSREEAALAVIFAVLYDGTVFRDEILLFIGGPEHVESPIMTRDHFTAFWLWALKELGLKPSSVYRGRGAHHIAFKGAELNGLLEAVTPALPALHELRDALTEFADAFKVVTREAVKRKFGIDWGYDVRNEMFFKKLEEVVTMAEDYVYRNVTVERDQLDTSGQLPKTVIRFKLGGEEVAYITVYWTGSKLLAQFDGSREKAEQLASIITALGGKAEVKPKNAKWTVHLHTDGIIAIRHDSWLNAVKGFVDELYSKGLISEDRYEQLVRDIATGPNTVNYAGVEFSVYHKTEGKYDFLEIRYHPGNEASKNAVVNALKARGLKEGVHFTVKEYGDYEIHVAVESYTKALEALARSWLRKGEYYAIDDRKRVISVKAEHKDAVVNTLKTAGLEEDRHFTVKWDGYYVIRITYEGLREIQRMALNGDVEAERFIRELEDVLRRRHGQNAVKRLIEVLTPAREEGTIDLPLEVRDERGNVVARVVDLRYEFVMGDQPVGQCAGEDCRLRIIVEYETEGERRQLKIVCYWVKKQKEKGNATVTYYYEAAWSRVKNDVEAAVLKALTGKAKRGRVQLFSSDLDTLYRFKALKDAVDKWRGGKPQSVVQRRGI, translated from the coding sequence GTGGCTACGGAGAACGTAATAAGGCTTGCGGAGGCTACGCGAGACGATCTTCCCAAGATAGACGCCACTAGAGGAGAGAGGACAGTGACCGCTTTGCTATCGCTTGTAACTGGCGGCCTATTCGGCGTCACTGTGGAGAGGGCATTGGCGGAAAGAGGCAAATGGACAGTAGGCGCTCTTGGCATTGCGTCAGCAGTTAGGAGTACACCCTCAAACTTCTACAACGCGTTTAGCTCAGTCAGCGGCGATGAGAAGCCTTCAGAGGCCAAAAAGCTGACCTTCCGCATTGCCACTTTGCTGGCAGATCCCGCAATGAGAGAAATACTGGCCGGCAGACAGGGCGTGGAAGTACGCGTAGAGCAAAAAACAGAAAACGGCAAAAAGTACATTTATATCACGTTTGTAGACAAGGACGGCCACGAGCTCCTCAAAGCCCCATGGGATGCCGACAGGGGGTTAATGCCGCTTTGGGCTGAGGGAGAGGTAGTAGAGCTGTTTAAAGAAGTTGGCAAATTGGCTGTGGCTGTCTCCTCCGGCTCTAAACCGCTGGAAGAGCTGAACGAGGAGGAATGGAAAAAAGTGGTAGAAACAGTGAGGAGGGTGAAAAAGGCAATTGAATGGACCGTCAAGGCCGTTGCAATCGGCGCACTGCCCACAGACGCTGTCCTATTACCTGGGTCTGAGTACGTCCGCGGTACCTCCTCCTACCTCTCGCAGACATTTACCTATTGGGCGCTAGCTAAGGACAGAATTGGGCTCGTAAGAGTATACCCCTCCGAAGAGGGGCTAAAGCCGATGTGGCGCGTTGAGGGCAAGTACACTGAGGCGGTGCGCGAGGTGCTGAGTGTAAGCCGCGCCGTGTTTGAAAATCTATTGACACCTAACAAACAGTCGGAAGGCGGCGTTGATCTGAAGGTGGCTCTAACTGATGTTAAAATGAATGATGAATTAAAGAAGGCCTTGGAGACGGCGGCCGGCGAGTTCTGGGAGCGCGTTAATGAGCTGTTAGCACTGTGGAAACAGCTAGAAGAGGAGGCAAAGGAGAAAAAGGACGAAGAGAGGAAAAAGGTGGTAATGGAGGTAGACAAGCTGGGCAAATACCTCCGCGTCCTCCTCCCGCTGGCATATGCCGTAGAGGCGCGCAAGATGGGTGAACTGTCTAGAGAGGAGGCGGCCCTTGCGGTGATTTTCGCTGTGTTGTACGATGGGACTGTGTTTAGAGACGAAATTCTGCTTTTCATCGGCGGCCCTGAACACGTGGAAAGCCCGATTATGACCCGCGACCACTTCACCGCTTTCTGGCTGTGGGCTCTGAAGGAGCTTGGCCTTAAGCCAAGCTCAGTGTATAGGGGCAGAGGCGCGCACCATATTGCCTTCAAAGGCGCCGAGCTGAACGGCTTACTGGAGGCTGTAACGCCGGCGCTACCCGCGTTGCACGAGCTTAGGGATGCCCTGACAGAATTCGCCGACGCGTTTAAAGTCGTTACCCGCGAGGCGGTTAAAAGGAAATTCGGCATTGACTGGGGTTACGACGTGAGAAACGAAATGTTTTTCAAAAAGCTAGAGGAAGTTGTTACAATGGCAGAGGACTACGTCTACAGAAACGTCACAGTGGAGAGGGATCAGCTGGACACAAGCGGACAGTTGCCAAAGACTGTCATCCGCTTTAAGCTTGGCGGGGAGGAGGTGGCGTACATAACCGTATACTGGACTGGCAGTAAGCTACTAGCCCAATTCGACGGCTCTCGAGAAAAAGCCGAACAGTTAGCCTCTATCATTACGGCTTTGGGCGGCAAGGCGGAGGTCAAACCAAAGAATGCCAAATGGACTGTTCACCTCCACACCGACGGCATAATTGCCATTCGCCATGACAGCTGGTTAAATGCTGTGAAGGGCTTTGTTGACGAACTTTACAGTAAGGGGCTGATCAGCGAGGATAGATACGAACAGTTGGTGAGGGACATAGCTACAGGCCCCAACACCGTCAACTATGCCGGGGTGGAGTTCTCGGTTTATCACAAGACGGAAGGTAAATACGATTTTTTAGAAATAAGGTATCACCCAGGCAACGAGGCCTCTAAAAATGCCGTTGTGAACGCCCTAAAGGCAAGAGGGCTGAAAGAGGGTGTACACTTCACTGTGAAAGAGTACGGCGACTACGAAATTCACGTGGCTGTTGAATCGTATACAAAAGCTTTGGAAGCCTTGGCACGTAGCTGGCTGAGAAAGGGAGAGTACTACGCCATTGATGACAGAAAGCGTGTAATCAGCGTCAAGGCGGAGCACAAAGACGCAGTTGTAAATACCCTAAAAACCGCTGGGCTGGAGGAGGATAGACACTTTACGGTGAAGTGGGACGGATACTACGTAATTCGTATTACATATGAAGGCCTCCGCGAAATCCAGCGTATGGCGCTAAACGGCGACGTGGAGGCTGAGCGCTTTATAAGGGAGCTTGAGGATGTGCTGAGGCGCCGCCACGGCCAAAACGCAGTGAAAAGGCTGATTGAAGTGTTGACGCCGGCGAGGGAGGAGGGGACGATAGATTTACCGCTAGAAGTGCGCGACGAAAGGGGCAACGTGGTAGCCCGCGTTGTGGACTTGAGGTATGAATTCGTAATGGGCGATCAACCCGTTGGCCAGTGCGCCGGGGAGGACTGCCGCCTGCGCATAATAGTGGAGTACGAGACAGAGGGGGAAAGGAGACAGCTAAAGATAGTATGTTACTGGGTTAAGAAACAGAAAGAGAAAGGCAACGCAACAGTCACATACTACTATGAAGCGGCATGGTCGAGAGTCAAAAACGATGTGGAAGCCGCCGTGTTGAAGGCGCTGACGGGAAAGGCGAAGAGGGGCAGAGTGCAACTCTTTTCCAGCGACTTAGACACCCTGTACCGCTTTAAGGCCCTAAAGGATGCCGTAGATAAGTGGAGAGGGGGAAAGCCACAGAGTGTTGTTCAAAGACGAGGTATATAA